From a region of the Agrobacterium tumefaciens genome:
- a CDS encoding MOSC domain-containing protein — MRVTELNIYPLKSGRGIPLQASDISAEGLPGDRRAMLVDPSGHFITQRELPAIATLLAFHENGGMRFSSDGKSEIFAAASGQRMDVAVWKSIVNAAVADDEVNGTLSEWLGRDVKLVFFDESAERIASLEWTGNETPVTFADGYQILVTTTASLAALNSDMQANGEDSVGMDRFRPNIVLETDEAWAEDRWSAIEIGGIRLDLVKPCARCIMTTQDQQTGSRDVPSPMKAMGRIRMSADRRVPGVLFGWNVTPRGNGRIAVGDVATIVEDRTEGWPIKRRG; from the coding sequence ATGCGCGTTACCGAACTCAACATCTATCCGCTCAAAAGCGGGCGTGGCATTCCGCTTCAAGCCAGCGATATTTCCGCCGAAGGCCTGCCGGGCGATCGGCGCGCAATGCTGGTCGATCCTTCCGGTCATTTCATCACCCAGCGGGAATTGCCAGCCATCGCAACATTGCTGGCCTTCCATGAAAATGGCGGCATGCGGTTTTCCAGTGATGGCAAGAGCGAGATTTTCGCTGCTGCATCGGGGCAGCGCATGGACGTGGCGGTGTGGAAATCCATCGTCAATGCCGCAGTTGCAGATGATGAGGTCAACGGCACACTTTCGGAATGGCTGGGCCGCGATGTGAAGCTCGTCTTCTTCGATGAATCGGCCGAACGAATCGCAAGCCTCGAATGGACCGGCAATGAAACGCCCGTCACCTTCGCGGACGGCTACCAGATACTCGTGACCACGACCGCTTCGCTTGCCGCGCTCAACAGCGACATGCAGGCGAATGGTGAAGACAGCGTCGGCATGGACCGCTTCCGTCCCAATATCGTGCTGGAAACCGATGAAGCCTGGGCTGAAGATCGTTGGTCTGCCATCGAGATTGGCGGCATCCGGCTCGATCTCGTCAAACCCTGCGCGCGTTGCATCATGACCACGCAGGACCAGCAGACCGGCTCACGCGACGTCCCTTCGCCCATGAAGGCCATGGGGCGCATTCGTATGTCGGCGGATAGACGTGTTCCCGGCGTGCTGTTTGGATGGAACGTCACTCCCCGGGGTAACGGCCGGATCGCCGTTGGCGATGTCGCAACCATCGTCGAGGACCGGACCGAAGGCTGGCCCATCAAACGGCGCGGTTGA
- a CDS encoding HD domain-containing protein, giving the protein MIAANAFAPYAPLAEALIPHAADVGDGSHDLAHIHRVFGNAMRIHSGEGGDGDVLAASVLLHDCVAVEKNSPLRSQASRLAAEKASGILASLGWQQAKIDGAAHAITAHSFSANIEPQTLEAKILQDADRLDAIGMVGAARCFYIAGRMGSALYDPVDPLAKDRPLDDRAFAIDHFETKLFKLADGFKTQTGRDMARERHDRLKQVLALFLDEI; this is encoded by the coding sequence ATGATTGCCGCAAACGCCTTTGCCCCCTACGCACCGCTTGCCGAAGCATTGATCCCCCATGCCGCTGATGTGGGCGACGGATCGCACGACCTTGCCCATATCCACCGCGTTTTCGGCAATGCCATGCGCATCCATTCCGGTGAAGGCGGCGATGGGGATGTTCTGGCCGCAAGCGTACTTCTGCATGACTGCGTGGCCGTCGAGAAAAACTCGCCGCTTCGTTCTCAGGCCTCGCGGCTTGCCGCTGAAAAGGCGAGCGGGATTCTTGCATCTCTAGGCTGGCAACAGGCAAAGATCGACGGCGCCGCCCACGCCATTACGGCCCACAGCTTCTCGGCCAATATCGAACCCCAGACACTGGAAGCGAAAATCCTTCAGGATGCGGACCGTCTGGACGCGATCGGGATGGTCGGTGCGGCGCGATGCTTTTACATCGCCGGGCGTATGGGTTCGGCGCTTTACGATCCTGTCGACCCGCTGGCAAAAGACAGGCCACTCGACGACCGCGCCTTCGCCATCGATCATTTCGAAACGAAACTGTTCAAGCTCGCCGATGGCTTCAAGACACAGACAGGACGGGACATGGCGAGAGAACGTCACGACAGACTGAAGCAGGTGCTGGCCCTGTTTCTCGACGAAATCTGA